ATTTCGCTGGCCTGTGAATTACCTGAACCCATTTACCATAAAGCCCTGCCTGTGTATTCGCGTAAAACATTCAGGGCGCATTTTATGGCAATAGAACTGGTTTTACTAGGGCGTGACCATCCCTTCGCTACCGCTAAAACCATAAACGTATTTCGTTTTTTGCCTGCTAACCATAAAACCTACAGTGAAGTGGCCTGACATATTATTTCATCCTTAAAAAAATTCAATTATGAAAATCAATATTCAGTCTATACCCGGATGCAGAATTAATGAATACATGCTGGTGTTGAACCCGCATGAAGAGTTGCGCAATAAAATTGCGAAGGTTAGAAATGAGTTCAGCGAAACATATAAGAATTCGGCTGCACTTATAAGTAAGCCGCATCTTGCCCTGGTACGGTTTACTCAATTGGAGATGATGGAAGAACGGCTTGTAAACCGCCTGAAACTAATAGGCATGGGTTTTCAACCATTTAAAGTATCGCTGAAAGATTATGGAAGTTTTCCATCGCATACCATCTTTATAAATGTTACTACCAAAATACCGGTTCAAAACCTGGTGCGTGAAATAAAGGAAGCGCAGCGCCTGATGAAACTGGATAATGAACACAAGCCACATTTTATTGATGAACCGTTTATTGCCATCGGTCGCCGGCTGGTACCCTGGCAATATGAAAAAGGATGGCTTGAGTTTTCGCACCGGCAATTTACCGGGTCGTTTATAGCAGATAATATGTTATTCCTGAAACGCCGCCTGGGCGACAGATCATGGCAAATAGCACAACGTTTTGAATTTATGAATTTACCCGTTACGACAAAACAAGGGGAGTTATTTGTATAGTCATGCTTGTAGTGGTATTGTTTAAGCTTTCAAATTTAAAAAATGGGGACCACCTCCTGTCCCGATTTATCGGGATGGGAGCGTCGTACG
The Niastella koreensis GR20-10 genome window above contains:
- a CDS encoding 2'-5' RNA ligase family protein — encoded protein: MKINIQSIPGCRINEYMLVLNPHEELRNKIAKVRNEFSETYKNSAALISKPHLALVRFTQLEMMEERLVNRLKLIGMGFQPFKVSLKDYGSFPSHTIFINVTTKIPVQNLVREIKEAQRLMKLDNEHKPHFIDEPFIAIGRRLVPWQYEKGWLEFSHRQFTGSFIADNMLFLKRRLGDRSWQIAQRFEFMNLPVTTKQGELFV